TTACTTGGCCACTCAGTAATGAACAGTTCAGCAATGAAAAGCTTGTGACAGATATAGTAAGAGTAGGGGTTGGAGTTGGAGCACAAGAATGCTCTAAATGGATGGAAGGCAAGAAATTGTTGgtgacaaaagaaaatataaccAGCGCAATATCTCAGCTGATGGTTGGTGAAGAAGCTAATGACATGAGGAACAGAGCCAGTGCATTGAAATGGATGGCAAAGAGAGCTGTTGAAGAAGGTGGATCATCTCACTCTGATTTGAAGGCTTTGTTAGATGGATTGAGATTGAACAGCATTTAGGGAGATCAATAAGTTAAGTACTCAGAATAAAGCTCTAGATCAATTTCAAATGTAATAGAAATTCATATAATTAGTGAATGCAATGGAAAAAATCCAAACTTTAATATTCCAGCAATAAAATACACATTCGAAAACAAAATACACCAATTAGCAATGGTGCCTTTCCTAATTAGTAGTTAGGATAACAAATCTTTGACGCGTGTTCCATCaataaaagaaaggaagaatTTTTCGGATGCCAACAATCCAAGCTTTTTATGGTTGATctgaaaaggaaaaatcaaagGAACAGTAGCTTGTAAGCTAATTCAATTCCAGTGGtggaaagagaaaaagaaaacattaataCCCcttaaaaaggaataaatttcAGGGTAAATGCTGGTTTTTTCCTATCCTTTTTCTTAGTATTATTCCATGTCGATTTCGGGTATTCAAGGCCATCTTCTACAGGTCACTGGTATTTACGTTCCTTGAAtattcttctcattttctttgttgGGTAATTCATGTAGTGTTTGTTTTgatgttgggtttttttttttttgtttttcttgtttgGGTATGGCAGTTGTCGGATGtaccaatttgaaaaatacTGAATGGATTTCAAGACAAGATCCCTACGTGTGCCTTGAATATGGTAGCACCCAACACCGTACTAGTACCTGTACAGGTAATTCTCTCTTTTCATATGATCTGGGATTTGTGATCTTTGTAAAAAATTGACCTTTTGGGTTTCGTTTAGATGGTGGCAAAATGCCAATATTCCAAGAGAAGTTTACCTTCTCGTTGATTGAAGGGCTGAGAGAGATAAATGTGGTGGTCTGGAACAGCAATACTGTAACGTACGATGATTTTATTGGCATTGGAAAGTAAGACTCCGCctctaagttaaaattttttgagaAGATAATGTCCTTTAATGTTTTGATGGGATGTTTTTGGTTCACAGGGTTCAATTGCAGAGGGTTCTTTCTTATGGCTATGATGATAATCCTTGGCCCCTTCAGACTAAAACTGGCAGGTGAATATTGAAATCTAAAAGTGGCACATTTTAATGAATGATCTAATGGCACTTGAGATGAGATGATGGATGTTATGAATCAGACTTATGTTTCTCCCTTATGACTCTGGAATCACTGTTGTTCCTATTCCTAATTCGCCAAGAGTCTCGTGTAGAACTTACCACTGCGATAAATGTATTGTATTAGGCTTTGACAAGTCGGATTCTTTAAGCTCTCTACATCTGTTACCGGCTCTTATGTTCTGAAATTGCAGATATGCTGGAGAAGCACGGCTCATAATGCGTTACGAAAAAGCCCAAGTAACAAGTCCCATCTATTCTTCTGTATTCTCCACCCATCTTTATTGATATTATTCTAACAAGTGGAACTAAATGTTGGTTTGGATCATTGCAGAACCCGGTCATACCATTTGCTCCATCAGCGCCACCCTACGCAACCAGTCCTTATCAATTCCCTCCATACTCAACCCTTCCACAATCTTATCCAACTCCATCACCATATCCCGCATATCCTTCATACCCGTCATCCATGTATCCTCCACTATCCACATATCCTCCACCTTCTGCATACCCTCCACCTCCCTTACCTTCAGCGTATCCACCAGCCTCACCCTATTATCCCCCAGGTAATCCCTAACATAAGATGCATATGTTTTAATGCTACCATTGGCATGTTAAATATAGTACAACTGAAATTCTGTTCTGTTTTTGAAGCAGGTCCAGGCTTTTATCCGCCACCGCCGTACTAAAACATTCTCCCAAGGAGATATTCCAACTAGTAGAACTTAGAGGTCTTTGTGTTCGAATCTCGTTAGATGGTGTTGGAACTATCAATGGGAGAGGATGACCTCCCGTTGTGACAGAAAGGTTTGCCATTCTATAGAAATTTACTGGTAATTGTCCAGTCATGAGATAGGACCGAGTTGGTTTTTACTTTTTGGGGGGTTGTCTGATGGGAGTGGCTCTTGCCAAACTTTTCCATTGTTCCGAATTGTTAATATATCTCAGATTATGGAAGTTTCCTGTGTTTGTttcttcatatttcttcttGTTAAACTACATCATACCATGTGTTTTGATCCGCATGCAGATATCTGCAATGTCTTTGATGTTGCATAGGACTCTAGATTTTCTTATCAAACCCTATGCTTTGACGCTATGTATTTGTCCATCTTGAAGGACTGTCCCTATATTTTCACGTAAGTTTAACCCAGTAAGACAAATCTTGAGTTTCCCATGGGAAAAAAACTGTTCTTGGATTTTCATGGTAATCATCTATTTTGCAAGACAAAAACAGCTATGAAACTATATTAGACATGTGTACACTACTATGTTCCAGTTCCACCCTCTTTTTCTCTTAACCAACCATTTTTTTACCTTAAAATGATGACAAAAATGTTCTATAACATGATGCAGTTGTTTCACTGTTACAAGCATAATAACCTGTTTCCACTTTGTACTTCCaggcaaatttttttttctttttttcattgatTGTGGCAATTATGACTTCATTTCATCAAACCAGGCTGTACTAGTCTGCCAACcagtgaaaaaaaaatattgctaAGAATATGATTAAGACCTTTGAAATCTTCCACACAACAGTGTCCATTATGATAGTGagtgatgatttgattttgggtggaaaaaaaaggttaaaattgattGAACAAGTCACAGTCAAGCACCCGATACGGTTAACCAACTAAGCAACTGTGTGCCTGTGGCCTCAAAGGATGCATTCCATTTTCAAGGGGGTAGTTGGACCTTGTCTTATTGTTCCATGTGTTGGGAGTCAGGGTCAGATATATCAAGCTCAAGCTACTGGTTTACTCATTTACTTTATAAGTTGGGAAATTCttgcttcttttttctctctttttagttcaaacttttaatttaaagcTATGTAAGATCTTAAGTGGTTACTTTCAAAGCAGATGAAGTTGACATGTTTTCCATTTGATCTTTCTTGCTTTGACTTTGTCCATTTATCCTTCTTCATGTTGCAATACAAGTCAAAAGAGTTTGAAATTTGATTGGTGGTAAATGACACCCATTACTCAAAtgtaagaagaaaaaaaaatgttgatataAAGACAGAAGTAGAAGTAGAAGCTGGCTTGCAATATTTGGTGGCTATggtaaaacatatttattatgACTGTCTCATCTCACATCCCTAAACCTAATTATCAACGGTAGTTATAGTCATCATTAGAACCACGTTGCATGAAAAGAAGCAAGATTACACATTTACATCACAAAAAGTGGAACATTAATAGTAGTGCTAGATATGATGTTTTTATTCCTTGTTTTCTCCTTAAATGTGTTTGGATTTTTAGTAGTTCAAATCGTATTTGTACTATTGTCAGTATAGAAGGACGTGAGTTCAAGTGCGCTGAAACGTATTATTCTCTCATTTAAGAGTTGAGAAGGGACTATAGgtaattctaaaatattatctttataattacattttcgTGCATGTATTCTATAGTATCCAAACacttcttaaaaaattaaatatatccaTATCAGATATTTATGTACAACCAACACCTATTGAACCTATGTAACATAGTTTCCTActatttataatcaatttaaaatgtttaactcGATTGATAAGTTCATTTACTCAGTTCAATCCTTTAagaatttagtaaattttattcattgaatttgtcaaattttaagttGAGAAAATCAGTTGAATTGCAACGATTTTTTAAACGAAATCCAAACATTTTAAGTTGAAATATCTCTATACAAATTATAATCGTTTTAGTGAAAAACAGGTTaggtataaaatataaatatatgatcaAATCATGTTTCATTTTTTGGCACAATTGAGAACCAaatccttttatatatataagtagctGTTGACTTAAAAATCAATGTTATAATTCCAAGTGTCGTTACACCTAATAAATCAACTGCTTTCTTTTACTTATTACTCTGTTTAAATTCGAGCTGTTTGTGAGGGTCGGGTCAGGCTTAAAAACgttaccttaaaattttactcaagcttgatttggataaaaatgttaaaattcggGTTTGGCTTAGTTCgcttgtattaaattttttatataatttgtaaatatatatatatataatacatcaaaaatactaaaagtattaaaataaatattttccaataaattgaaaataaatttttaaaaatatgtgtacttaaataacactaagataggtgtaacttaacaagcaaatgcctctgaAATAGTAACAAACTTAGcaataaaataagaaacaacaaaataatagtaacatAACAgtgaaatagtagcaaaatagtaaaaaataaataacagcttttttctttttacatattAGGGCCGAGTTGAGTTCGGGTCAAAAAAGCCTTACCCAAAGCCCGACACATTTTCCAAACGGACtctttttttttgcccaaaatcattttttaggcctatatttttactcaagcCCTCCCACTTTTCAGCTTGAGCTGGGTTGCCTGACCCATGAACaactttagttttaattttagttttacaaattgagttccatttttttgaatatatCAAAAGCAAAAGGATTGGGgttatttgaaaattgaatttaatgctggtataaattaaaaataatatataaatatttttttatatacttcaTGTTTGTTTTACGGTTTATGTTCGGGGTTCGTGATTACTCCTCCCAACAATATTGTTTCAAAAGTTCAAACCTGGGTCATCCCCTTAAAAGTGTAACGTACTtcccaaaaaaaatcatttggtaAGTAAATTGGTAAACTTTTtcgtaattaaaaaaaatatttttcttattccaataaaagttataaacttaaaaaaaaaactaaatattttctaaatatttattattttctaattattgaaatttttaaactcagtagtaaaattattatgccatttttaccatttatattttttatgggAGAGATTTACTTACATCGATGTAAAACTTAagtgatttattttcttttctaatattttatatgattaatattttgacaatctaatcattgaatttattaatatattagtacttgtcatgcatgtaaatttttaatCGATCCGATATCTCTATTATATCGATATAAAATATTGtctatattgatatatatttaacagttgaaagattttttatataaaatgaatagttagaaatttttaatttataccaaatttgacatacataatttatatgaatagaGCATGAAATACGCCggttggattgttaaaatattaattgtataaaaattacgGAATTGTGTAAAACCACTTAAGTTTTACATTAGTGTAAGTGAatcctcttcttttttattatttaagtttttggTTGGAGTTAGTGCCATGAGAGAATCGAGCATCAACTAGTTAAAGAAATTACGAAATGTCTTTATgtaattaaagtaaattatattatttaaggaCATTTTTAGTCTTTCTCATCTAAAACAAACCCAATAAAAATTTGCACGTCATTTGGATTTGAACCTATActatttacattaataaaacattaattgtattatgcatattttataccTCCATCAATTATATATctatacttattatttaagcttatgattgagttggtgtcacgagtcaacCGAGCACCAACAAAGTTAGGgaaattatgtttatattattatttaagctttttGACTTAGGGTGGGTTTAGATGGGCGGTatgtttacctgcggttagtgtaagaACAATggtggtggtgagattagatactgtagcgtgagacaaaaagtaagctaagcGCACCCCACCAtctatccaaacccacccttagttgATGTCCCGAGTCAACCGGGCACCAACTcagttagaaaaattaaaaaatgtcattctgtaattaaaataaattatatgatttgagggtattttaattattttttatttttcctaaaaaactcaataaaaaattatatgtgattggattatatattaataaaatattaactttaccactaaaccaaaactttattttaatataatactcacaatatttattaaacttttagatatcctaaatatatatttaaaattttcactaatgaaatttaaataaaatataatttttttatttaacataggTATGATATTTGTATTTTAGGTTAAACGTATATAATTAGTATTTAGTATCTGGGCTATTGGGCCGACTCTGGTGTTAACTACATGACCCAATAGCCAAGCCCTATCTCTctctttatatatgtataaaatactatattattataaaataaattttgattgttaaaggaaatgtttatataatattttataattaaaataatttatgttattatttttcattaaaaataaattttaaaaaacttatcaaaaaacgcaaaaaattactaattaatttttaaaagtaaaaaaattcatatcataaatttttttttctttcaaaatctaGCCGAATCAAAACTATAATAATCTTTAGGCtgaaatactaaaaaaaattctttttttttaattatgaaaataggaGGGGAAACTCAAAAAAATCGCTAGCGCGCC
The nucleotide sequence above comes from Gossypium raimondii isolate GPD5lz chromosome 13, ASM2569854v1, whole genome shotgun sequence. Encoded proteins:
- the LOC105784217 gene encoding protein SRC2 homolog isoform X1 — encoded protein: MSISGIQGHLLQVTVVGCTNLKNTEWISRQDPYVCLEYGSTQHRTSTCTDGGKMPIFQEKFTFSLIEGLREINVVVWNSNTVTYDDFIGIGKVQLQRVLSYGYDDNPWPLQTKTGRYAGEARLIMRYEKAQNPVIPFAPSAPPYATSPYQFPPYSTLPQSYPTPSPYPAYPSYPSSMYPPLSTYPPPSAYPPPPLPSAYPPASPYYPPAGPGFYPPPPY
- the LOC105784217 gene encoding protein SRC2 homolog isoform X2; the protein is MSISGIQGHLLQVTVVGCTNLKNTEWISRQDPYVCLEYGSTQHRTSTCTDGGKMPIFQEKFTFSLIEGLREINVVVWNSNTVTYDDFIGIGKVQLQRVLSYGYDDNPWPLQTKTGRYAGEARLIMRYEKAQNPVIPFAPSAPPYATSPYQFPPYSTLPQSYPTPSPYPAYPSYPSSMYPPLSTYPPPSAYPPPPLPSAYPPASPYYPPGPGFYPPPPY